GGGCTGGCTGCTCATTTAATGCAGAGTAAGCAGTTCGAAAGAGGCAATTTATGAGAATAGAGGAGTTTCTAACAGCAGGCTTGTGGCTAATTCAATGCCTCATCCATATTGTTAAATGAGATCCCTATTCTGTCTCATGTTTCCCCTCCTGCTGAGCTGTATTGTCACAGATTGAACCCCTCACAGTGAATATAATATCTATTATATTCCAGATTTTCTGACTCACTAAATATCCTTGTTATTTTCTACCAGGGCTGGATGAATGAGACACTAAGCTACGACCCTGAGACCTTCAACCCCTCCATCACACACTCTGTCTACGTCACCCTCGAGGGCAGCCGCCTGCGTCTGGCATACCCACGTGCCAACATTCCCCGGTGGGCAGCATTCGACAAGACGCCCCAGGAGGCTGTCTTTTTGCGTTCACGCACTTACCCGCTGCCCAACTGTAAGGTCAGTGTGTTATACAAAAAATAGACACATATCTGGGACCCAGGGTAGCAGGCATGTCTCTCCAAGGTGAGTAAAAGAGAAAGTGACCTCTCGCCTGAACTCTTATCTCTCTGCACTCATATTGTCATCTAACACGGAGGGTGAAAGACCAATGGGGTTACAAATGAGGTGATGATGCTCTGAATACATTTGACCAAGGTTCCAGTTGCGGGCTACAATTGCTGCTATAGTGTGATAATATAAAGCTAACACACAATATACGTAAGCAACGCGGGGAGTTCTGTGGTCATGGTGAACCGTCAACACAACTTTTAGCTTCCAGcagaaaggaaataaattaaACTTACTACTACTAACTTATTTTTAAGACACAATATACATGTCCAcattaaaatgactaaaaacaAGAAGACTTATGGTATATATGTTGTTGCGTTGTGTAATATTCAAAAGTCAAAGTAAGAACACGTGTCATCTGAACTTTGACATATAGTTGATATTGTAGTTTTCTCCCAGAAgcttatatacatttattttttaactaattgcaagccacacacacaaaacctttTTCTATTCGTCTTTTCAagctatatatttaaaaagaagaaggattTTATAAATCAAACTTCTGCATCTTGAATCATCAGGGAAACCAGCTGACTAAATGTTTGCCGTTAGCTTGCTGCTCAACCATCCTATGTTCACTGAAATACATCAATGAAACATTCATTTTGTGCCTAGCTTCTTTAGTTATTGTTTTTACCAGTTTAACTCATTGTGTTCTACGATGATTGGAAATTATAACAACGGGAAGCTGATTGCATTACAAACTCCCTTGATGCCACACTACTTTAAGACGCCAGCAAttgttgtcttttgttattgttctgATTGAGTCACTCCTAGTGGCAGAACATTACATATTGTGTGTTCAATCCCAGGTGTCTCTGTTGCCACCTGGATTGGCTCGCAAGAGGATCTGGAACAGGAAGTATCCCATCTGCATCATTCTGGCTGAGGGGGAAGTAGGGGAGGAAAGTGTGATCGAAGGtcagggagaggaagaaagagcagagagaaacattGCACCCAACCACCAGCTTCCTGTCACCTTGTACCTGTTTGGCCgaacaggaagagagaaggaggagtggttccagcacttcctgtctgcttcccAGGCTGCAGCCACAAGCATCATGAGCGAAGAGGAGAACGCAGGTAACGAGATGTTTGGATTCATTGTGGTTGAGAATTCAGCCACATCAACTCCTTGTTTTCTAAAAGTCGATGAACTCCAGTACAGGACAGATTAATACTCATGCAGAATTGTACTGTTCCTACGTCCTTTAGTTATATTTACCAACTCCCTCAGCCCAGTCTGTCTTTTCTCTGTGATTCAGAAACACCATGTGCTGGAGACACAGCCAAAGGAAGCACAGAGGAGCTGAATGATTTGCCAGGAGCCATGAAAACTAGAACACTTTTGGACTACAGCTCCTACATGATGCAACTAATTGGCACACAGCGCTGCAATCTCGCCCCCAGCCCCTGCCAAAGTGACAAGGGAAGCCCCACGAGCCACAAGAAGGTCAATGAGCATCACCTTTATTCAGCTTTTGGATGTATTGTCAGGGGTAACATGACATTGTTGGAGGTTGTAAAGTGGGAGCAGATATCAGAACGTTTTCTCTGCCCTACTTACCCTCTGCGTGTCTTGCTTATACTTCCATTGATCAGGGCTGGTCAATATCAGCTGCTGTTCCACGGTACTGCTCTCACTCATACAAGCCTTGTCTGGGATGCTGGTTCAGCTAAACCCATCCCTGCTGACTAGACCAAATGTCAATGTGCAGAAATATCAAATACTGTATCACCTGGCTGGAAGGATGGTAATATATAGGGAACTGCAGCATACCTGACTAATCCTGGCTTGAGTTTGTGATTGCCACCTTAGAGACAGTCTGTCCTGGTGTTAGAAGAAGGATTGAGAATCAGTGAGAAAGTCAGCATAAATTGGAATAGACTAGCATATAAATAgcaaacattttttagaaaaaaagaatcGGCACCTCATGCATGTCATATACAGGTAACCTCTgaaaagcttgtgcaaaaataTACTTTCTGGAGACTAATTCTCATTACTCCCTGCAGATTCAGAATGAAGAGCATGGATTTGGAGGTCGAACTGGAGCTGAGCCAAATGCTGGTTCAGGTGCAGAGGGACCCTCTGCAGAGGGCCAGCCCACCTGGGTCAACTCCCTGGTGGGGCGGATCTTCTGGGACTTCTTGCGTGAGAAGTACTGGACCGATCAGGTGGCACACAAGATCCAGAAGAAACTGAGCAAGATCAAGGTGAGGGGAGATGACTATTGGTCttataaaagtgttttaatgctGGACGGATGGTCTTTACATAAAACTGATGCAGTAAAAAGAAGCAGCAGTATCATAAGTATCAAAGTGACTTATAACACTGTTTGGCAGGTGTCAGTGTACTGTCGGTCAGAGCTCTACAAGCTTTGTCACACAATGATACGACCTGAACACCAATGCTTTGTGCACAAGGTCAAAAGATGTGATATTAGGCACATCAACGCTgaatctgtgtttgttgtgtagtgtgtgtgtgagagtcagcACTCCAAAGGCAGGAGGTGGGTGTGAGTAGTGGAGCACTGATGGCGCTGCAGCATCTCATTACTCATTTCCTGCTCTCTTTGACACACACCATCCTTTTTACTATATTGCCCCTCTTTCCTTCACACAAATGCATACAACCAAATCAGGTTTCTTATCTTCTTTGTGCCCAGCATATTTGTTAATTAAAGGTTGTGTTTGTCTCATTACAAGTTGCCATACTTCAtgaatgagctgaagctggcagATCTGGATATGGGCACTTGTCTACCACAAGTCCTCAGCACCTCCACACCTACACTGGACCGCAGAGgtacaattgtttgtatttacacCAGTACATGTTGCTTTGCATAACAATGCATCAGCACTTGCTCTTGCTTATTTTGTTGAGGAGTCACAAAAAGGTTTGACCAGACCGTCTCGACTTCTTCTCTCAGACACAAACCTGTCGTCAGCTTAGGCCATGATCTCTTTTGTTTTATCCCATAGTTTGTTGCACCAGCCCTAAAAGAGCTTTCAATTGTCTCCCGTTTAAGAGATTAGTAATCCTCTTGGACAAAGCTTAGCTGACAATTACATGACCAAACTATCCTCTATTGCTCTGACGTCCATTCTGCAACAACACTGTGCCAATCTAGATCTAGAAGAGTTCTTGACTTGTTAAGAAATTCGATCTGATTTGAACCTCTAAGCTGTTTTATTCACCGCCTCTCCTTGCCTCCCTTTTTTGCTAAGGCCTGTGGCTGGAACTAGAGGTGGTGTACACAGGCTGCCTTCAGATGACCCTGGAGACTAAGATGAACCTGTGTAAGCTGGGTAAAGATGGAGAGGATGAGGCTCACTGCATTCAAGAAAACCAGCCACTTGGGTGAGGTCCATCAGAGTGTATAGGTGGATGTTAGCATGCTGGAGGAGGAATTAGAAGCTTTCATTAACAGGTACCAATGGTGTGTTTCTCAGCTCCAAACCCAGGCTGTGTGTACTGGCTGATAGTGATGAAGAGTCATCCAGCGCAGGCTCGTCCGATGAAGAAGAAGCCCCactctctgagctgcaggggTCTCTGGGAGATAAGAGCTCAGGGCTAGCACCTGACGGGTAAATAAATACCTTTCTATCATACAGATCCATTATACAATATTTATATGTAagacatttaataaacacaatatgTTCGATATGTCAAAGTTTTACTTTTAGTTATGTGTCCACATTATGTCCATACAACGACTCTAGACCCTTTTTTCAGTCCACTAAAGgcagaaatgacagaaaaagttTATAGAACCACTGATACTGTGTCTTAAATAGTAGTTTCgagacacatttttttgtaaataaggTAATTTGCACATATTTGAAGTCCTCAATGCAGCACCACTAATTTGGATATGCCTTGAAAGTGAAAGGTCTCATTCACAGTCCTTCACTTAGTTTGTGCCCTTATCCTAATCCCCCAGGCAAACCAGTGGCAGCACGAGTAGGAAGATCCTGAGATTTGTGGACAAGATAGCAAAGTCCAAGTACTTCCAGAAAGCAACAGAGAACGAGTACATAAGGAAGAAGATAGCTGAGGTGTCCAACATGCCTCTGATGCTCAGCGTCGAGGTGTTGGAGCTCTCCGGTACTCTGGCTGTCaacatcccccctccccccactgACAGGATATGGTACTGAGTTAACTTGTTCTCCAtcattcacacattcatttcaaGGGAACCTTTCTTTCTCatgcagtcttttttttatgttgttctgTCCTCTCAGGTACAGTTTCAGGGTGCCTCCGAGGTTAGACCTTCATGTGCGACCAACACTCGGGGAGAGGGAGGTCACCTTCACTCATGTCACCGAGTGGATCGAGAAAAAACTGCAGTGTGAGTTCCAGGTAAGTCCATAAGTGAATCCGTCTATATGCAATTAAAAATAAGCTAGTATTGTACTTTAACCTATCCACCTAATTTATTTGTGGTCATTTACGGATGTGTGCCCAAGGACCTTTTGTGGTTGCAAGAATTTAACATTTGTGATGAACAAATGTTTCAGTAGCAGAATGCATATAATGGCTTTTGACTTAGCTAAAAGCtaattttagttattttgttgAAGGCTACATTTGTTGCATATACATTCTTTAGAATATGTTAGTAAGGCACAATACAAGATTCATAAATCACTGTGTTTGTTAAGTTTGCCACCAGGTTAACTGTAAGGAGGCAGGGAGGAAAAACTGAGTGAGATTTAACTCTTACTTGTTTGGCAAGCAAGAGGCTGACAATCCAGGATGATATCTGCACATTACTGAATGCAATCTTGTAGATAAATATAGTTATGTTGTGTATTTCCCTTCATCAGAAAGTGCTTGTGATGCCCAATATGGACGATCTATATCTGCCCCTGATGACATCTGGCCTGGATAACCCACCTGCATCCCACCAATCGTCAATGCACTCCTCTTCCCACCAGTCTTCCACAGAGTCCCAGGAGTACATGTCAGAGTAGTTCCCCTGTGAGGCCACAAATGGAATAATGTTGACGCAAAACAGCCACTGTCCAGCGATTGCCTTGAATCTCTAATGGATGCTTCCAGAGGATGCTGCAGCTGGGTAGCAGCTTGGTGTGTACCCTGAGTGTGTCAGGATAGATGCCTCCTGAGGACAGGCTAAGCGTGGCGGCAACCTGGGGACTGGAAGAGTAGAGCTAAAGTGCCCCCTACTGTGAGGATGATTGAACTGTGAGAGCACATGAAACACAAAACGGGCACTTTTTTTTACGTGAGGCCAACGCTAAGGAAAGATGCAAACAGCGGATGTCTATCCTGCACATCAAGAGAAGGGTTTGGTAATGacaagtgattaaaaaaaagtactgaATGAACCAACTATCCATCCATTCAACATGGAAATTATAAAGAAGATGAATGCATGTTATTTTTGAATGGTGTTAATATGCTGATGGTTTATCATTGATTAATAAAGTTCAAAACTCTGAATCTATGTTACTTGTTGAACCTTAAT
The window above is part of the Eleginops maclovinus isolate JMC-PN-2008 ecotype Puerto Natales chromosome 16, JC_Emac_rtc_rv5, whole genome shotgun sequence genome. Proteins encoded here:
- the LOC134878291 gene encoding testis-expressed protein 2-like — protein: MANMEESKLIFSLDGRNDGPTVAFSKDKPEDSKSQPDLSLGMDFGLNLSHRSQPPFLPHSPSSPGSLADLSASSAEMLLTSNLVKSSSTELELRESSSLRGKPLLSLVKSLSTEISRRVEPEANLSKSDSKLHMHPWKQGTHPKIAEVRPETGELYENDDWEAPLSAGGVPPPEPRGSSLIAELEDTRRKFSEAMQDPLSMLSKIMGEENSGSPKQGRASGAEDSPPFQGSCGREMGREDAELKCRRRAEGACDMPLKRLQKASLTESSTSLQRHRSDSHLEIRTYKDMIQVVELQNGSRETHHRSYSQSRVRVPGSSLPFYWLFPVGLLVYGFFVLPLPSYVTGLSMGVACGFMLGLMAVFMFAPRCSSSSWSKSKTLNMDLLDEELTDPEIVEGWMNETLSYDPETFNPSITHSVYVTLEGSRLRLAYPRANIPRWAAFDKTPQEAVFLRSRTYPLPNCKVSLLPPGLARKRIWNRKYPICIILAEGEVGEESVIEGQGEEERAERNIAPNHQLPVTLYLFGRTGREKEEWFQHFLSASQAAATSIMSEEENAETPCAGDTAKGSTEELNDLPGAMKTRTLLDYSSYMMQLIGTQRCNLAPSPCQSDKGSPTSHKKIQNEEHGFGGRTGAEPNAGSGAEGPSAEGQPTWVNSLVGRIFWDFLREKYWTDQVAHKIQKKLSKIKLPYFMNELKLADLDMGTCLPQVLSTSTPTLDRRGLWLELEVVYTGCLQMTLETKMNLCKLGKDGEDEAHCIQENQPLGSKPRLCVLADSDEESSSAGSSDEEEAPLSELQGSLGDKSSGLAPDGQTSGSTSRKILRFVDKIAKSKYFQKATENEYIRKKIAEVSNMPLMLSVEVLELSGTLAVNIPPPPTDRIWYSFRVPPRLDLHVRPTLGEREVTFTHVTEWIEKKLQCEFQKVLVMPNMDDLYLPLMTSGLDNPPASHQSSMHSSSHQSSTESQEYMSE